From one Catellatospora sp. IY07-71 genomic stretch:
- a CDS encoding sugar nucleotide-binding protein has product MRLLVTGGSGYTGGRLVRLARAAGHDVIGTSHSAQAEGLVPLDVRDRAAVDLLLDELRPDAVVSTAYVQSDWTVTALGSAYVAAAAARTGARLVHVSSDAIFKGRPAPYTEDDLPEPVYPYGAAKAAAETAVIATHPDAAIARTSLIIGDDGSKQHQLALDLAAGRADGVLFTDHIRQPIAVDDLAAALLELAEGDFRGVLNVAGPEALSRHELGVRVAAQHGIPAERVPGGSAIERGVISPTEVRLDVSLAATVLKTRLRGATEVLSR; this is encoded by the coding sequence ATGCGCCTGCTGGTCACCGGGGGATCGGGGTACACCGGTGGCCGCCTGGTCCGCCTCGCCCGCGCGGCGGGGCACGACGTGATCGGCACCAGCCACTCCGCTCAGGCGGAAGGGCTGGTGCCGCTCGACGTCCGGGACCGGGCGGCGGTGGACCTCTTGCTGGACGAGCTACGGCCGGACGCGGTGGTGAGCACCGCGTACGTGCAGTCCGACTGGACGGTCACCGCGCTCGGCTCGGCCTATGTCGCCGCGGCCGCGGCCCGCACCGGCGCCCGGCTGGTGCACGTGTCCTCTGACGCGATCTTCAAGGGCCGGCCCGCGCCCTACACCGAGGACGACCTGCCGGAGCCGGTCTACCCGTACGGCGCCGCCAAGGCGGCCGCGGAGACGGCGGTGATCGCCACGCACCCGGACGCGGCGATCGCGCGTACCTCGCTGATCATCGGTGACGACGGCTCCAAGCAGCACCAGCTCGCGCTGGACCTGGCCGCCGGGCGCGCGGACGGGGTGCTGTTCACCGACCACATCCGGCAGCCGATCGCGGTCGACGACCTCGCCGCGGCGCTGCTGGAGCTGGCCGAGGGCGACTTCCGGGGCGTGCTCAACGTGGCCGGGCCGGAGGCGCTCAGCCGCCACGAGCTGGGCGTACGCGTCGCCGCACAGCACGGCATCCCGGCCGAGCGGGTGCCCGGCGGCTCGGCGATCGAGCGCGGCGTCATCTCGCCCACCGAGGTCCGCCTCGACGTCTCGCTGGCCGCCACGGTCCTCAAGACCCGCCTGCGCGGAGCCACCGAGGTCCTCTCCCGCTGA
- a CDS encoding GNAT family N-acetyltransferase produces the protein MPLTPDLTGRDDLLAEAGQHPYARLTAGDRVRAYAQDGALVWTSHGPVGPVAASLGEAAAAVALFARLAAADLLDGGVWLHLPRAGRDVTAALRPELHDDWDFLWTTVPPAAHPGEQAVEALGPDDHDGIAAVLDGALPDSTSRPGDPRVRQWYGIREAGRIVAVAGDRSGNGVGFLAGIAVATGAQGRGHGAALTTAVTRRLVAEFGISSLGVMSDNTGAIRLYQRLGYTETMARSTVRLPS, from the coding sequence ATGCCGCTCACCCCTGACCTCACCGGACGCGACGACCTGCTGGCGGAGGCCGGGCAGCACCCGTACGCGCGGCTCACCGCCGGGGACCGGGTGCGGGCGTACGCCCAGGATGGCGCGCTGGTCTGGACCTCGCACGGGCCGGTGGGCCCGGTCGCCGCGTCGCTCGGCGAGGCGGCGGCCGCCGTCGCGCTGTTCGCCCGGCTCGCCGCCGCGGACCTGCTCGACGGCGGGGTGTGGCTGCACCTGCCCCGGGCGGGCCGGGACGTCACCGCCGCGCTGCGCCCGGAGTTGCACGACGACTGGGACTTCCTGTGGACCACCGTCCCGCCCGCCGCCCACCCGGGCGAGCAGGCGGTCGAGGCGCTCGGCCCGGACGATCACGACGGCATCGCGGCGGTGCTCGACGGCGCGCTGCCCGACAGCACCAGCCGCCCCGGCGACCCGCGCGTGCGGCAGTGGTACGGCATCCGCGAGGCGGGCCGCATCGTGGCCGTGGCGGGCGACCGCAGCGGCAACGGCGTGGGCTTCCTGGCCGGCATCGCCGTCGCCACCGGCGCGCAGGGCCGGGGTCACGGCGCCGCGCTCACCACGGCGGTGACCCGCCGGCTGGTGGCCGAGTTCGGGATCAGCTCGCTGGGTGTGATGTCGGACAACACCGGCGCGATCCGCCTCTACCAGCGGCTCGGCTACACCGAGACGATGGCCCGCAGCACGGTGCGCCTGCCGTCATGA
- a CDS encoding replication-associated recombination protein A: protein MQTDGLFSLEPAPADRAAGSPGFETPSVDAPLAVRMRPADLDELVGQGHLLAPGAPLRRLVAGGAPMSVILWGPPGCGKTTVAHLVADADDRHFVAMSALTAGVKEVREVIDTARRRRRAGGAPTVLFIDEVHRFTKTQQDSLLAAVEDRTVTLLAATTENPYFSIISPLLSRCVLLTLKPLDDDAVRTLVRRALTDERGLGGSVTLGAEAEDHLVRLAGGDVRKALTALEAAAGSALAVHEGDGVPEIDVATAERAVDTAALRYDRAGDAHYDVISAFIKSMRGSDVDAALHYLARMLVAGEDPRFIARRLIIFASEDVGMADPGALTAATNASYAVQHVGLPEAQLNLAQAVVHCATAPKSNAVTTAIGAAIADVRAGKAGSVPKHLRDAHYAGARGLGHGAGYRYPHDDSRGVVPQQYPPDDLVGVDYYRPTGHGNERHIAERLPKLRTVIRSKESSS from the coding sequence ATGCAGACCGACGGCCTCTTCTCCCTGGAGCCCGCGCCGGCCGATCGTGCCGCGGGTTCGCCCGGGTTCGAGACGCCGTCGGTGGACGCTCCGCTGGCCGTCCGGATGCGCCCCGCCGACCTCGACGAGCTGGTCGGCCAGGGTCACCTGCTCGCGCCCGGCGCCCCGCTGCGCCGCCTGGTCGCGGGCGGCGCGCCCATGTCGGTGATCCTGTGGGGGCCGCCCGGCTGCGGCAAGACCACCGTCGCCCATCTCGTGGCCGACGCCGACGACCGGCACTTCGTGGCCATGTCGGCGCTGACCGCCGGGGTGAAGGAGGTGCGCGAGGTGATCGACACCGCCCGCCGCCGCCGTCGCGCGGGCGGGGCGCCCACCGTGCTCTTCATCGACGAGGTGCACCGCTTCACCAAGACGCAGCAGGACTCGCTGCTGGCGGCCGTCGAGGACCGCACGGTGACGCTGCTCGCGGCCACCACGGAGAACCCGTACTTCTCGATCATCTCGCCGCTGCTGTCGCGCTGCGTGCTGCTCACCCTCAAGCCGCTGGACGACGACGCGGTGCGCACCCTGGTGCGCCGCGCGCTGACCGACGAGCGCGGCCTGGGCGGCTCCGTGACGCTCGGCGCCGAGGCCGAGGACCACCTGGTCCGGCTGGCCGGGGGTGACGTACGCAAGGCGCTGACCGCGCTGGAGGCGGCGGCGGGTTCGGCGCTGGCCGTGCACGAGGGCGACGGCGTGCCCGAGATCGACGTGGCCACCGCCGAGCGCGCGGTGGACACCGCGGCGCTGCGCTACGACCGGGCCGGTGACGCCCACTACGACGTGATCAGCGCGTTCATCAAGAGCATGCGCGGCTCGGACGTGGACGCCGCGCTGCACTACCTGGCCCGGATGCTGGTAGCCGGGGAGGACCCGCGCTTCATCGCGCGCCGCCTGATCATCTTCGCCAGCGAGGACGTCGGCATGGCCGATCCGGGCGCGCTGACCGCCGCCACCAACGCGTCGTACGCCGTGCAGCACGTCGGCCTGCCCGAGGCGCAGCTGAACCTGGCCCAGGCCGTGGTGCACTGCGCGACCGCGCCGAAGTCGAACGCGGTCACCACCGCCATCGGCGCGGCGATCGCCGACGTGCGGGCGGGCAAGGCCGGGTCGGTGCCCAAGCACCTGCGCGACGCCCACTACGCCGGGGCGCGGGGGCTGGGCCACGGCGCGGGCTACCGCTACCCGCACGACGATTCCCGAGGTGTGGTGCCTCAGCAGTACCCACCGGACGATCTCGTGGGCGTGGACTACTACCGTCCCACAGGGCACGGCAACGAGCGGCACATCGCCGAGCGGCTGCCCAAGCTGCGTACCGTCATCCGTAGCAAGGAGAGCTCATCATGA
- a CDS encoding DUF948 domain-containing protein yields the protein MSGGEIAALIAAGAFAMLVLVLAVPILKLRHTVDAATVTLRQVSQHTGPLLDKVNITVDNVNDALGQAQVTLDGVNVQLAKVDVMTQHLAHTTANVSNLVSVVSATAASPLVKAAAFTYGVRRATAARKEADEAKSVRDELKARKRTRRG from the coding sequence ATGTCTGGAGGCGAGATCGCGGCGCTGATCGCGGCGGGTGCGTTCGCGATGCTGGTGCTGGTGCTGGCGGTGCCGATCCTGAAGCTGCGGCACACGGTGGACGCCGCGACGGTGACGTTGCGGCAGGTCAGCCAGCACACGGGGCCGCTCCTGGACAAGGTCAACATCACCGTCGACAACGTCAATGATGCGCTCGGCCAGGCGCAGGTCACCCTGGACGGGGTGAACGTGCAGCTGGCCAAGGTCGACGTGATGACGCAGCACCTCGCGCACACCACGGCCAACGTGTCGAACCTGGTGAGCGTGGTCAGCGCGACCGCGGCCAGCCCGCTGGTCAAGGCGGCGGCGTTCACCTACGGCGTCCGGCGCGCCACTGCGGCCCGCAAGGAGGCCGATGAGGCAAAGTCGGTGCGTGACGAGCTCAAGGCGCGCAAGCGCACCCGGCGGGGCTGA
- the aspS gene encoding aspartate--tRNA ligase, producing MIRTHTAGSLRAEHAGQSVTLAGWVARRRDHGGVTFIDLRDASGIVQIVFRDEAEAHALRNEYCVKVTGTVGRRPAGNENPELPTGEIEVTVTDLVVLSEAAPLPFPIDEHVTVGEEARLRHRYLDLRRANQAKAIRLRSRANAIAREVLGARDFLEIETPTLTRSTPEGARDFLVPVRLQPGAWYALPQSPQLFKQLLMVAGMERYYQIARCYRDEDFRADRQPEFTQLDIEMSFVTQDDVIELGEAIVGALWRELADYEIPNPIPRITYHDAMNRYGSDKPDLRYAVELTELTSYFQGTEFRVFQAEYVGAVVMPGGASQTRKELDGWQDWAKARGARGLAYVVLDAETGEARGPVAKNLSEAHLAGLADAVGAKPGDAVFFAAGTRRHAQELLGAARIEIAKRAGLIDESAWAFCWVVDAPMFEPVDIPGEGVVEGAWTAVHHPFTSPNEDWIDNFESAPDRALAYAYDIVCNGNEIGGGSIRIHRGDVQKRVFTLLGITDEEAKDKFGFLLDAFQYGPPPHGGIALGWDRVCMLLAGVDSIRDVIAFPKSGGGFDPLTGAPTPITSQQRLEAGVDAKPKAPGEDAAKAKAAAK from the coding sequence GTGATCCGTACCCACACCGCTGGCAGTCTGCGTGCCGAGCACGCCGGCCAGAGCGTCACCCTCGCCGGCTGGGTGGCCCGGCGACGTGATCACGGCGGGGTGACCTTCATCGACCTGCGCGACGCCTCCGGCATCGTGCAGATCGTCTTCCGTGACGAGGCCGAGGCGCACGCCCTGCGCAACGAGTACTGCGTCAAGGTCACCGGCACCGTCGGGCGCCGCCCGGCCGGTAACGAGAACCCGGAGCTGCCCACCGGCGAGATCGAGGTGACGGTCACCGACCTGGTCGTGCTGAGCGAGGCCGCGCCGCTGCCGTTCCCGATCGACGAGCACGTCACCGTCGGCGAGGAGGCGCGCCTGCGCCACCGCTACCTGGACCTGCGCCGGGCCAACCAGGCCAAGGCGATCCGGCTGCGCTCGCGGGCCAACGCCATCGCCCGCGAGGTGCTGGGCGCCCGCGACTTCCTGGAGATCGAGACCCCGACGCTGACCCGGTCCACGCCCGAGGGCGCGCGCGACTTCCTGGTGCCGGTCCGCCTGCAGCCCGGCGCCTGGTACGCGCTGCCGCAGTCCCCGCAGCTGTTCAAGCAGCTGCTGATGGTCGCGGGTATGGAGCGCTACTACCAGATCGCCCGCTGCTACCGCGACGAGGACTTCCGGGCCGACCGGCAGCCGGAGTTCACCCAGCTCGACATCGAGATGTCGTTCGTGACCCAGGACGACGTGATCGAGCTCGGCGAGGCCATCGTCGGCGCGCTGTGGCGCGAGCTGGCGGACTACGAGATCCCCAATCCCATTCCGCGCATCACCTACCACGACGCGATGAACCGCTACGGCTCCGACAAGCCCGACCTGCGCTACGCGGTCGAGCTGACCGAGCTGACCAGCTACTTCCAGGGCACCGAGTTCCGGGTGTTCCAGGCCGAGTACGTGGGCGCCGTGGTCATGCCCGGCGGCGCGTCGCAGACCCGCAAGGAGCTGGACGGCTGGCAGGACTGGGCCAAGGCGCGCGGCGCCCGCGGCCTGGCCTACGTGGTGCTCGACGCGGAGACCGGCGAGGCCCGCGGCCCCGTCGCCAAGAACCTGTCCGAGGCGCACCTGGCCGGGCTGGCCGACGCGGTCGGCGCCAAGCCGGGCGACGCGGTGTTCTTCGCCGCCGGCACCCGCCGCCACGCGCAGGAGCTGCTCGGCGCGGCCCGCATCGAGATCGCCAAGCGGGCGGGCCTGATCGACGAGTCGGCCTGGGCGTTCTGCTGGGTCGTGGACGCGCCCATGTTCGAGCCGGTCGACATCCCCGGCGAGGGCGTCGTCGAGGGTGCCTGGACCGCGGTGCACCACCCGTTCACCTCGCCCAACGAGGACTGGATCGACAACTTCGAGTCCGCGCCGGACCGGGCGCTGGCGTACGCGTACGACATCGTCTGCAACGGCAACGAGATCGGCGGCGGCTCGATCCGTATCCACCGCGGTGACGTGCAGAAGCGGGTCTTCACCCTGCTCGGCATCACCGACGAGGAGGCCAAGGACAAGTTCGGCTTCCTGCTCGACGCCTTCCAGTACGGCCCGCCGCCGCACGGCGGCATCGCGCTGGGCTGGGACCGGGTCTGCATGCTGCTGGCCGGGGTGGACTCGATCCGCGACGTCATCGCGTTCCCGAAGTCGGGCGGCGGCTTCGACCCGCTGACCGGCGCGCCCACCCCGATCACCAGCCAGCAGCGGCTGGAGGCGGGCGTGGACGCCAAGCCGAAGGCGCCCGGCGAGGACGCCGCCAAGGCGAAGGCGGCCGCGAAGTAA
- the alaS gene encoding alanine--tRNA ligase codes for MRTAEVKRRFLAHFEANGHAVVPSAPLPAIDDPNLLFVNAGMVQFVPYFLGQQTPPFRRAVSVQKCIRTPDIDEVGKTSRHGTFFQMNGNFSFGDYFKEEAIRLSWDLVTRSVADGGYGIDPDKIWATVYLDDDEAISYWRAVGMPAERIVRRGKADNFWSMGIPGPCGPCSEIYVDRGPAYGREGGPEVDEDRYMEIWNNVFMQYERGPGSDKENYPILGELPAKNIDTGMGLERMASIMQGVDNLYEIDEVRPLIDKACELTGKRYNVGHTTTAAESHPDDVRLRVVADHVRTSLMLISDGVTPSNEGRGYVLRRIMRRAIRAVRLLGFEGPALPELLPVARDCMSPSYPELATDFGRISQYAYQEEETFRATLRAGTTILDLAVADTKQSGGLELAGDKAFQLHDTYGFPIDLTLEIAAEQGLSVDTDGFKRLMAEQRKRAKADAQARKTGHADLSAYRGALDAGGAVEFTGYAEVARESKVRALVGGEGLIKSAGEGELVELVLDATPFYAEGGGQLPDLGIITVGGGRVEVLDVQQPLPGLIVHKARVVEGEVRSGETGYAQIDVERRRAISRAHTATHLVHQTMRNFLGESATQAGSLNAPGRLRFDFNTPGAVPASVLHDVEQQVNEVLMGDLEVRAFVTSQAEAKRLGAMALFGEKYGEFVRVVEVGDYARELCGGTHAARSGQLGLVKILSEASIGSGVRRVDALVGMDAFRHLAKEHLLVSRLAELYRVPREEVGDRVEQTVASLRDAERELEKMRAQLVLGGAAALAEGALDLGGVAYVGTEAPEGAAVNDVRTLAQEVRGRFPADRPAVVAVSARANGKASLIVAVNEAAKARGLSAQELVKGALSGRGGGNADLAQGGGVPADQAQQLLGAVQHAVQAR; via the coding sequence ATGAGGACCGCGGAAGTCAAGCGACGGTTCCTGGCGCACTTCGAGGCGAACGGGCACGCCGTGGTCCCGAGCGCTCCACTGCCGGCCATCGACGATCCGAACCTGCTGTTCGTCAACGCCGGCATGGTGCAGTTCGTGCCCTACTTCCTGGGCCAGCAGACCCCGCCGTTCCGGCGCGCGGTCAGCGTGCAGAAGTGCATCCGCACCCCGGACATCGACGAGGTCGGCAAGACCTCGCGGCACGGCACGTTCTTCCAGATGAACGGCAACTTCTCGTTCGGCGACTACTTCAAGGAGGAGGCGATCCGCCTCTCCTGGGACCTGGTCACCCGGTCCGTCGCCGACGGCGGCTACGGCATCGACCCGGACAAGATCTGGGCGACGGTGTACCTGGACGACGACGAGGCGATCTCGTACTGGCGGGCCGTCGGCATGCCCGCGGAGCGTATCGTGCGCCGCGGCAAGGCGGACAACTTCTGGTCGATGGGCATCCCCGGCCCGTGCGGCCCGTGCTCGGAGATCTACGTGGACCGCGGCCCGGCGTACGGCCGGGAGGGCGGCCCGGAGGTCGACGAGGACCGCTACATGGAGATCTGGAACAACGTCTTCATGCAGTACGAGCGCGGTCCGGGCTCGGACAAGGAGAACTACCCGATCCTGGGCGAGCTGCCGGCCAAGAACATCGACACCGGCATGGGCCTGGAGCGCATGGCGTCGATCATGCAGGGCGTCGACAACCTCTACGAGATCGACGAGGTCCGCCCGCTGATCGACAAGGCGTGCGAGCTGACCGGCAAGCGCTACAACGTCGGCCACACCACGACCGCGGCCGAGTCGCACCCGGACGACGTGCGGCTGCGCGTCGTCGCCGACCACGTGCGCACCTCGCTGATGCTGATCAGCGACGGGGTGACCCCGTCCAACGAGGGCCGCGGCTACGTGCTGCGCCGCATCATGCGGCGGGCGATCCGGGCGGTCCGGCTGCTCGGCTTCGAGGGCCCGGCGCTGCCGGAGCTGCTGCCGGTGGCGCGCGACTGCATGTCGCCGTCGTACCCGGAGCTGGCCACCGACTTCGGCCGCATCTCGCAGTACGCGTACCAGGAGGAGGAGACGTTCCGGGCGACGCTGCGCGCGGGCACCACGATCCTCGACCTGGCGGTCGCCGACACGAAGCAGTCGGGCGGGCTGGAGCTGGCCGGTGACAAGGCGTTCCAGCTGCACGACACCTACGGCTTCCCGATCGACCTGACCCTGGAGATCGCGGCCGAGCAGGGCCTGTCCGTGGACACCGACGGGTTCAAGCGGCTGATGGCCGAGCAGCGCAAGCGGGCCAAGGCGGACGCGCAGGCGCGCAAGACCGGCCACGCCGACCTGTCGGCGTACCGGGGCGCGCTGGACGCGGGCGGCGCGGTGGAGTTCACCGGCTACGCCGAGGTGGCGCGCGAGTCGAAGGTGCGCGCGCTGGTCGGCGGCGAGGGCCTGATCAAGTCGGCGGGCGAGGGCGAGCTGGTCGAGCTGGTGCTCGACGCGACGCCGTTCTACGCCGAGGGCGGCGGCCAGCTGCCCGACCTGGGCATCATCACGGTCGGCGGCGGGCGCGTCGAGGTCCTCGACGTGCAGCAGCCGCTGCCGGGTCTGATCGTGCACAAGGCGCGGGTGGTGGAGGGCGAGGTCCGCTCCGGCGAGACCGGCTACGCGCAGATCGACGTGGAGCGGCGCCGGGCGATCTCCCGCGCGCACACCGCGACCCACCTGGTGCACCAGACCATGCGCAACTTCCTCGGCGAGTCGGCGACCCAGGCGGGCTCGCTGAACGCGCCCGGCCGGCTGCGGTTCGACTTCAACACGCCCGGCGCGGTGCCGGCCAGCGTGCTGCACGACGTCGAGCAGCAGGTCAACGAGGTGCTGATGGGCGACCTGGAGGTGCGCGCGTTCGTCACCTCGCAGGCCGAGGCCAAGCGGCTGGGCGCGATGGCGCTGTTCGGCGAGAAGTACGGCGAGTTCGTGCGGGTCGTCGAGGTCGGCGACTACGCGCGTGAGCTGTGCGGCGGCACCCACGCGGCCCGCTCGGGCCAGCTGGGCCTGGTGAAGATCCTGTCCGAGGCGTCCATCGGCTCCGGCGTGCGCCGGGTCGACGCGCTGGTCGGCATGGACGCGTTCCGGCACCTGGCCAAGGAGCACCTGCTGGTGTCCCGCCTGGCCGAGCTGTACCGGGTGCCGCGCGAGGAGGTCGGCGACCGGGTCGAGCAGACCGTGGCGTCGCTGCGCGACGCGGAGCGCGAGCTGGAGAAGATGCGCGCGCAGCTGGTGCTCGGCGGGGCCGCGGCGCTGGCCGAGGGCGCGCTGGACCTGGGCGGCGTGGCGTACGTCGGCACCGAGGCGCCGGAGGGCGCGGCGGTCAACGACGTGCGCACCCTGGCGCAGGAGGTGCGCGGCCGGTTCCCGGCCGACCGCCCCGCGGTGGTCGCGGTGTCCGCGCGGGCCAACGGCAAGGCGTCGCTGATCGTCGCGGTGAACGAGGCGGCGAAGGCCCGCGGCCTGTCCGCGCAGGAACTGGTCAAGGGCGCGCTGTCGGGCCGGGGTGGCGGCAACGCCGACCTGGCGCAGGGCGGCGGCGTCCCGGCCGACCAGGCGCAGCAGCTGCTGGGCGCGGTCCAGCACGCGGTGCAGGCACGCTGA
- the ruvX gene encoding Holliday junction resolvase RuvX produces the protein MGWTRGVRLGVDVGTVRIGVSVCDPDGILATPLVTVARQAKADESDIPADMLEIARLVADHGTVEVVVGLPLNLAGVEGPAAKHARAYADKLAALIAPVPVMLADERMSTVAATRRLSDRGVKGKRQRAVVDQAAAVEILQGWLDAQRRRAG, from the coding sequence ATGGGCTGGACGCGCGGGGTGCGGCTGGGTGTGGACGTGGGCACCGTGCGGATCGGAGTGTCGGTCTGCGATCCGGACGGGATCCTGGCCACTCCGCTGGTGACGGTGGCTCGCCAGGCCAAAGCGGATGAATCTGACATACCAGCTGATATGTTGGAGATCGCGCGCCTGGTGGCCGACCATGGCACGGTGGAGGTGGTGGTGGGCCTGCCGCTCAACCTCGCCGGGGTGGAGGGGCCGGCCGCCAAGCACGCGCGGGCATACGCCGACAAGCTGGCCGCACTGATCGCGCCGGTGCCGGTGATGCTCGCGGACGAGAGGATGTCCACCGTCGCGGCGACCCGCAGACTGTCCGATCGCGGAGTCAAGGGCAAGCGGCAGCGCGCCGTGGTCGACCAGGCGGCGGCGGTGGAGATCCTGCAGGGATGGCTCGACGCGCAGCGAAGGCGAGCAGGATGA
- a CDS encoding M50 family metallopeptidase: protein MSFPLGDILAAQAQPPAGVVAGAALIALALVMVHRVWRVVRNAITIAHEGGHAAAAVLTGRRLRGIRLHSDTSGLTIMKGKPTGLGMIITLLAGYLTPSLVGLGGVVLLDRGHIRLLLWICLLLLVAMLVMIRNFYGLLLVIATGAAVFAVSWYATAPWQALFAYTGVWFLLIGGVRPVVEVQLHRRRGSGLRSDPDQLAGITPLPGGFWVFFFLLCTAGSVLAAAVLLDLVPATALPWS from the coding sequence ATGTCGTTCCCCCTCGGTGACATTCTTGCTGCGCAGGCGCAGCCTCCGGCCGGTGTGGTGGCCGGGGCGGCGCTGATCGCGCTGGCGCTGGTCATGGTCCACCGGGTATGGCGGGTGGTGCGCAACGCGATCACCATCGCGCACGAGGGCGGGCACGCGGCCGCCGCCGTGCTCACCGGGCGGCGGCTGCGCGGCATCCGGCTGCACTCCGACACGTCCGGTTTGACGATCATGAAGGGCAAGCCCACCGGCCTCGGCATGATCATCACGCTGCTGGCGGGCTACCTGACGCCGTCGCTGGTGGGACTCGGCGGCGTCGTGCTGCTGGACCGGGGGCACATCCGGCTGCTGCTGTGGATCTGCCTGCTGCTCCTGGTCGCGATGCTGGTGATGATCCGCAACTTCTACGGGCTGCTGCTCGTCATCGCCACCGGCGCGGCCGTGTTCGCCGTGTCCTGGTACGCCACCGCGCCCTGGCAGGCGCTGTTCGCGTACACCGGCGTGTGGTTCCTGCTGATCGGCGGGGTGCGCCCGGTGGTGGAGGTGCAGCTGCACCGGCGGCGGGGCAGCGGCCTGCGCTCCGACCCCGATCAGCTCGCCGGGATCACGCCGCTGCCCGGCGGCTTCTGGGTCTTCTTCTTCCTGCTCTGCACCGCGGGCTCCGTGCTGGCCGCCGCGGTCCTGCTGGACCTGGTGCCTGCTACGGCGCTGCCCTGGTCATGA